The Pseudomonas sp. FP2309 genomic sequence TCTTCGCTTTGGGCAATCAGATACAGCCGATCCTGGTTATGTGCGTGCAACATGACAAGCTCCCGAACGTTCGAAGGGCAACAGAGTGGCCTGTTAAGGTGACGTTCAGGTGACGCCGTAAATTACTGGATACATTAATCGTCCAGGGGGGATGGAGCATTTTTGGCGCCGGAGGCCACTATCGTTCAGGTTTGTATCTGAACCGATACCCAGACACTGTTTCACTGAGGTTTGCGATGGCGCTGCCCGCACTGTTGATTAATGCTGTTGCTTTAGCGGTGGCCTTCCCGGGTGCCGCGCTGCTGTTCGTTACCCGCCTGCGTGAACAGCGCGCCATGGCTGACCTGAGCGCGCAAAGCGAAAATCGCGCGATCGACCAGCCTATGCTGTTTCTGGATGTGCGCACCGAGCGGGCGCATCGTCTGGCGTACCGCATCGGCTTCGCCTGCCTTGGGCTCGGGCTGGCTATTTCCTGGCTCAGCACCCACCTGTAAATAACACCGAAGTAACGATGTGGGAGTCCGTTCTCCCACATTTTTTGAGCGGTGTTTACAGCGGGATTCCGGCCTTCACTCGATATTGGTTGCGTACCGGGGTTGCATATTGCACCACCAGGAACGGACGGTGCTCGGCCGGACAGTCGTTCAGGCGCCGCTCCCATTCCGCTTTTGCCTTGGCCAGCTCATCGGCCGGGAACAGTTCGGCAGCCTTGGGCACCTGCAATTGCGGGTCGGCGTCACTCCACTGGGCGTAGGCCAGGTAGTGCACCGGGAATAGCCGATAACCGCCGAGAATCTGCCGGTCCATTTCTACGGCCAGTACTTTAGTGTCTTCGAAACGCTCGGTAATCGGCGGCGCGAAGTTGATGTGCACGCGGCCTTTATAACCGGTGATGCCTAGGGCGATGCTCACGTCATCTTCACCCTGCGCCTTGACGTAGGTGCCGGTGGTTGCGCGGATGTAAAGCTCGCGCGCCTTGGCCGAGTCGCACGGGTCGTACTCATAGCTGATGGACACCGGCGTCAGGTTCAGTGACTGGATCACCTCGGCAAACGGCTCATCCTTGCGGCTGACGTGGAACATCTTGAGGATCGCCGACTCGGTGCGATCATCACCATCCTTGGCGCGCCCTTCAGCCTGGGCGATCCAGATCGACTGGCAGTCATTGCGGATCGAATGGTTGATGTAGGCCGACAGCAGGTTGAATGCCGCCATCTTCTCCTTTCGCCCGGTGATCGAGCGGTGCACGATAAAGCTCTTGTTCAGGCGCATCAGGTCGCTGACAAACGGCTTTTGCAGCAGGTTGTCGCCAATGGCGATGCGCGGCGTCGGCAGGCCGGCGTGGTATACGGCATAGTTGACGAAGGCCGGGTCCATCACGATATCGCGGTGGTTGGCCAGAAACAGGTACGCGGTGCCGGACTTGAGCTGCTCGACGCCGGTGTAGGTCACGCCGTCGGTCGCCCGGTCGATGGTGTGGTCCACGTAGTACTCGACTTTGTCCTGCAGCGTCGCCACGGTGGTGACACCGGCGAATTCACGGCGCAGCTTGCGGGCGATCATTGGCTTGAGCAGCCAGCCCAGGGCGCCGGCAAAGCGCGGGAAGCGGAAGTGGGTCAGGATGTCCAGAAAGGCCTTGTCACTGAACAGTCGGTCCAGCACTGCCGGGACTTCGCTGTCGTTGTAAGGTCGGATGGTATCGAATTCGCCCATCATGCTCTCTTGTTGGAAACGGCTAGGGTAAGTAAAGGAAATACCAGGGTGCGGTCCGGGTAATTGGCCCGGCCGGAGAATAGCCCTGTAAATAGACCGGCGATTATACGCACAAGTCACCTGGGAGACTGCGATGCTGGAAACTGCGCTGTACGATTGTCCTTATTGTGGTGAGGCGGTAGAGACCTCGGTGGATTTATCCGGTGGTGATCAGACGTACATAGAAGACTGTCAGGTGTGCTGTCGACCGATTATTTTCAATCTGCAGGTGCATGGTGAAGAGTGGATGCTCGAAACCCGCAGTGAGAACGACTGACAGGTACGCCCGTGCAGCGAATCTACGAACCGGAAAACCTGATGGAAGGCGAGCTGTTGCAACAGATGCTCGCCAGCGAGGGCATCGAGGCGCACCTGGTGGGGCGCCATTTGCTTGGGGGGACGGGGGAGCTGCCGATCTTCGGCCTGTTGGGGCTGGAGGTGGATAACGACCTTGCAGTTGAAGCGCGCGAGCTGATCACCGCCTATATCGGCGCACAACCCTTGCCCGGCGATGAACCCGACAGCTTTCCCGGCGTGCTGGTCTGTTAGGCTGTCGGTCGGTTTATCCAAGAGTCGTGTTGCCCCATGTGTGGACGTTATGCCCTGTTTCGCTGGAATCCCTCCTTTGCTGCCTTGCCGGGCTTTCCGGCCGATCAGCAGGCCCAGTGGAACATCTCCCCGAACGATTCGGTGCTGATCCAGCGCGCCGCCGACGGCCAGCGCACCCTGGCCCGCGCCCGCTGGGGCCTCACGCCGCCCTGGCTTACCGACCTGTCCCGCACCCCGGCCCACGCCCGCGCCGAAACCCTGGCCGAACAACCTATGTTCCGCGAGGCGTTCCGCCAGCGTCGCTGCCTGCTGCCCGCCAATGGTTTCTACGAGTGGCGTGGTACCCAGCGCAAGCGTCCGTACTGGCTGACGCCGGGGGAAGGCTCCACGTTGTTTTTCGCGGCGATCTGGGAGGCGTACCCGGTGCAGGAGCAGGTTTGGCTGAGCACGGCGGTGGTGACTCAGGCCGCACAGAGCCAGCGTCGACCGCTGATTCTGGACGTGGCGGGGCAGGCGGCCTGGCTCGACCCCGAGACGCCGTTACATGTACTGCAAGGCCTGCTGGCCAGTGAGCCCATCGCCTTGCGCGAGCGAGTCCTGGCCAATATGGTCAATGATCCCAAGCTCAACGGGCCGGAATGTCTGACCCCGGCTTAAGCCTGGCGACTGTGGGATGTATCTGAAAATTAACCGCTACACGTCTGGTGTATCTGGCGTCGATACAAATGAGCGCCTACGATACGCGCCATGTTTAAGGGCGTCTTTTCAGGGAGAGTGTGTTGATGAAGAAATCATTGGCCATAAGCGTGTTGGCGGCAGCGGTGCTGCTGGCGGGGTGTCAGTCGGTTAATACCACCAGCGGTGGCGCCGTTGGGGTTGAGCGCAAGCAATACATGTTCAGCATGCTGTCGAGTCAGGAAGTCGACCAGATGTATGCTCAGTCCTATCAGCAGACCCTGGGTGAAGCCAGCAGCAAAGGCATGGTGGATAAGACCAGCGCCAACGCCAAGCGCGTGCAGGCCATTGCCAAGCGGCTGATCGCCCAGGCGCCGACCTTCCGTGCCGATGCGGCGCAGTGGCAATGGGAAGTGAACCTCATCAAGAGCGACGAGATGAACGCCAACTGCGGGCCTGGCGGGAAGATCTTTGTGTACAGCGCATTGATCGACAACCTCAAGCTCACCGATGACGAACTGGCCGCCGTGATGGGCCATGAAATTGCCCACGCCCTGCGTGAGCACGGTCGCGAAGCCATGTCCAAGGCCTACGGGATCGAGATGGCCAAGCAGGGCGCCGGTGCGTTGTTCGGTCTGGGCCAGGACAGCCTGGCACTGGCCGACACCGTGGCCAACTACGGCATGACCTTGCCCAACAGCCGCAGCAATGAAAACGAAGCCGATCTGATCGGCCTTGAGCTGTCGGCCCGCGCCGGCTACAACCCGAACGCGGCCATTACGCTGTGGAACAAAATGGCCAAGGCATCGGAAGGCGCGCCGCCGGAGTTCATGAGTACTCACCCGGCGTCCGACAGCCGAATCGCCTCGTTGCAGGCGGCGATTCCCAAGGTGATGCCGTTGTACCAGCAGGCCAAAAAATCCTGACCATTCCGGTCTTGTGAAGATCCAAATGTGGAAGCGGGCAAGCCCGCTCCCACTTTTTCGGATCTAGATCCAGCCACTGCTCTGCATGGCCTTGTAAACCGCCACGATCGCCAGCACGAAAAACGCCGTCGCCGCCAATCGACGAATCAACGTCAATGGCAGTTTCTCCGCCGCGAAATTCCCCGCCAGAACCACCGGTACGTTGGCAATCAACATGCCCAGGGTGGTGCCGATAATCACCAGCCACAGCTCCGGATACTGCGCCGCCAACATCACCGTGGCGATCTGCGTCTTGTCACCGATTTCGGCGAGGAAGAACGCAATCAGCGTGGTCAGGAACGGCCCGAACTTGCGCGTGGTGCTGGCTTCGTCGTCATCGAGTTTGTCCGGCACCAGTGTCCACAGGGCCGTGGCGCAGAAGCTGGCCGCGAGGATCCAGTGCAACACCGCATCCGAGAAGAAGCTGCCAAACCAGGCGCCCACGGCACCGGCGGCCGCATGGTTGGCCAGGGTCGCGGCAACGATGCCGGCGATGATCGGCCAGGGCTTGCGAAAGCGAGCAGCGAGAATGAGGGCGAGCAGTTGCGTCTTGTCGCCGATTTCGGCCAAGGCAACGATTGCGGTGGGAACGAGCAATGAATCCAGCATCAGGTAGGTTTCCAGGGGCGGGTCGACACGGCTATGACACGTACAGCCTTCCCGCCCCGGGTAAGGTGTGCGTGTCATAGGTCTTGTCAAACCCCGGTCCGTCTGTGCGGACTCCTGGGTCGCATACGCCATGGTCTGCTGACCAAGTATGTTGACGTATGCCGGACGAGCGTTCGGCTCGTGGGAGACTACTCCCCTAGGACGGAGCGGATTCTGCCTAGGCAAAATCCATTCGGCAAGCCTTCTTTTTCAAACGCCTGTCAGCCGCGCTTGGCGCGGTAGATGCGAAAACCATTACCTTCGGCCTTGATCGCGCACACGCCCAAGTGCTCTTCGATCAGCGGCTGGTACTTCAGGAAGCTGTTAGCGACCAGGCGCAGTTCGCCGCCTTTTGCCAGATGTTTGGCGGCTTTTCGCAGCAAGTTCTCCGTGGCGAAATAATCCGTGTGCACCCCGACATGGAACGGCGGATTGCTCAGAATTGCATTCAGCCCCATCGGTGCCGCGTCGATGCCATCACCGGTCAGCACCTCGGCTTCCAGACCATTGGCCGCCAGGGTCAGTCGGCTGCTGGCAGCGGCAAACGCATCCACATCCAGCAGGGTCACGGTGTTATGCGGGTAGCGACGTTTGACCGCCGCGCCCAGTACGCCGGCACCGCAACCGAAATCCAGCAGATGGCCGCTGGGCAGTTTGTCCAAATGCTCCAGCAACAATTCGGTGCCGCGATCCAGGCGGCCATGGCTGAACACGCCCGGCAGGCTCACCACTTTGAGCGGCCCTTCGGCCAGCGCAACGTCGAAGACCTGTGCCAGGCTCTCCAGCGTCACCGCTTGCGGGGCGTTGCCCACGGTGACTTGCCACAGCTGGCAATGCCGCGCGTTGTCGAGCTTGCGTGGCTTGGCAAACGGCGCCATCTGCTTGGCGGCGCTCTCGATGCCGGCACGTTTTTCACCGACCAGGTACAGGTCCTTGCCGTGCAGACGCGCGGCCACGGCCTTGAGCAGGTAGTCGGTGAGGTCCTTGGATTTGGGCAGGAAGATCACCGCCACATCGAACTCGCGCTCAGGAACACTCACGCCAAATTGGCTGCGCTCAGGAAAGCGTGCGTCGAGCGCAGCCTGGTCGCCGGCGTGCCAGCACCAGCCGTGGGCGTTGGGCAGGCGGCCCAGCAGGTCGTCGGCGGGCAAGCCCACCAGCAACAGGTTGCCTTGAAAAAGGTCTGCCTGACGAAGCAGTACTTCACTGCGCGGATCCATGGTCTGCTCCTTGAAAAGGGGCGCAGTTTATCAACTGACGACGCGCAGCGGTGCACCGCTGAAAAAGCCCAGCGCGTTTTCCGCCAGTTGGCCGACGATGCGCTGCCGGGCTTCACGGCTGCCCCAGGCATTGTGCGGGGTGACGATCAACCGCGGGATATCGCCGGCCAACAGCGGGTTGCCATTCACCGGCGGCTCCACGCTCAGCACATCGGTCGCTGCGCCGCCCAAATGTCCGCTGCGCAAGGCGTCGGCCAGGGCCTGCTCGTTGATAAGCCCACCGCGCGCCGTGTTGACCACAAACGCGCCCGGCTTGAGCAACGCCAGTTCGCGGGCGCCGATAAAGTCGCGGGTATATTCATTGAGCGGGCAGTGCAGAGTGATCGCATCGACCTGCCCCAGCAGTTCATCCAGTGGCACGCGGTCCGGGCGCGCAGGGCGGCCTGGAATCGCGCCGAGCAGTACGCGCATGCCAAAGGCTTCGGCCAGGCGCGCCACGGCACTGCCCAGCTCGCCGTGGCCCAGCAGGCCAAGGGTTTTTCCTTCCAATTCGACGATAGGATGGTCCAGCAGGCAGAACTGCCTGGCTTCCTGCCACTTGCCGGCGGCCACATCCCGTTGATAGTCCTTCAGGCGCGTCGCCAGGTTAAGCAGCAGCATAATCGTATGCTGCGCCACCGACGGCGTGCCGTAACCCTGGCAATTGCTCACGGTGATGCCGTGGGCGCGGGCCGCTTGCAGGTCGACGTTATTGGTGCCGGTGGCCGACACCAGGATCAGCTTGAGCGCCGGGCATGCCGCGAGGGTTTCGGTGTTCAAGGCGATTTTGTTGCTGATGACCACCTCGACGCCTTGCAGGCGCTCAATCACATTCGTCGGCGTGGTATCCGAGAACAACTGCAGGTCACTGAAGCAGTTGCGTAAGCGGCTCAGATCCAGGTCCCCAAGGTCCAGGGACGGGTGATCAAGGAAGACGGCGCGGCGATTGTTCGTCATCAACTGTACCTTTTGCGACAGGGTTCGAAGGCGTAGTCTCCCGAGCCTATCAGATGAAATAATCCGTTACTTAATGGAGTGAGTATGTACGTCGCCGAGTTTTTGACCGTGGCCTTGATCCACCTGTTGGCGGTCGCCAGCCCCGGCCCGGATTTCGCAGTGGTGGTCCGCGAAAGCGTGACCCACGGCCGCCGCGCCGGCACCTGGACCGCCTTGGGCGTGGGTTCGGCGATTTTCCTGCACGTGGGCTACTCGTTGCTCGGCATCGGCTTGATCGTGTCCCAGTCCATCGTGCTGTTCAACGCGCTCAAATGGGCGGCGGCGGCGTACCTGCTGTACATCGGCTTCAAGGCCCTGCGTGCGCAACCGGCCAAGCCTTCCGCCGAAGGCGAGTTGCACCGAGAAGCGGGCGAGCGCACCCCGCGCGGCGCGTTCACAGCGGGTTTTGTGACCAATGGCCTGAACCCAAAGGCCACGCTGTTCTTCCTGTCGCTGTTTACCGTGGTGATCAACCCGCACACACCGCTGGCGGTGCAGGCCGGTTACGGCGTGTACCTGGCGGTGGCGACGGCATTGTGGTTTTGCCTGGTGGCCATGTTGTTCAGCCAGCAGCGTGTACGCGCCGGGTTTGCGCGGATGGGGCACTGGTTTGATCGGATGATGGGGGCGGTGTTGATTGCGATTGGGGTGAAGCTGGCGTTTACCAGCATGAAATAAGAAAACGCCGTAGAAAAAGGTTTTATTGCTACCGCAGGATTTGAACGGGCGTTTTTCTAGAGTTGTAGGTGTTAAATAGGGCTGCATGATGCAGCCCACATATTTGCGCTTTTCTTTTTTAATCATGTCCTCAGGTCTATAGTGACTGAAATTTCAGTCTGGCTCGACAGAGTCTCTCATCTTCATCGTAAACACTTCTGGTTAGTTCGCAATTTTTCTTGTGGTAATCAGTTTCTTCAGGCAGCTTTTTTAAGCTTTCAATGTGTAAGAGTATTTCGTCTCTGCTTTTTGAAGAAATACTACTTATGAATAGAAGCGCATTGTAGAAGCCGTCACTACTAACTCCTGTATCCAAGTGAAATAATTCCACCAGTCTCGATGAAGTTAAAGAAATCAAGCATCCCATTTTTTCGATTTCAGCCTCTTCACCCGGAAAAGTAGACTCGTAAACTTCTCTGCAGTGCGCATCTCTATATTTGATCCATGCGCGTTCAATGTCGATAAGAGATTTTTTGTTAAAAAAAACACGCGATGCAAGCATTTTTGAATACTGCTTGTTAAGGTTTTTGTCAGTTTTTTCGTACAGAATGGTTGCACACTGCAGAATATCTTTCGTTGTCATACTGGTGTTGTCGCAATCACCTTCAGCAAAGGTTGGTGAAGTAAGTAAAAAGCCTAAAGCGCTTATAACTATTGCCAGCAATCGCATGTCAGACCTCTTTCAAAAAGTTTTGCTTCTTCCTCGCGACGAATTATTACCCCTCCAAGCCCCGCTTTTCCTTCCCAAAGCCTTTTCATCGAACGAAGCCTGGATGGGATTTTCTCTGGGGCAAGGTTTAACAAGTCTTCGCTAATTTGTTTCATTTCTAAGCGAGAATCGAGATCTGGCCGAGAAAAAGATGTTCCTCTGTTGACCACAAGGGATAACAGTGCCCCCTGGCAATGTGGATGCAGATTCATTGCGCCCGGATAAGCTTCGATTACCAGTTGCGCATAACGTTTTTTCATTTTTACTGCGAGGGATATGGCGTTTTCTTTACTGATTGAAATGTGATTTAAAGAGCTCAGTATGTCCCTCGCCTGAATACCTTGCCTCCCAATAGCAGCTATCAGAGTATCAATGTCTGATTGACT encodes the following:
- a CDS encoding 1-acyl-sn-glycerol-3-phosphate acyltransferase, whose amino-acid sequence is MGEFDTIRPYNDSEVPAVLDRLFSDKAFLDILTHFRFPRFAGALGWLLKPMIARKLRREFAGVTTVATLQDKVEYYVDHTIDRATDGVTYTGVEQLKSGTAYLFLANHRDIVMDPAFVNYAVYHAGLPTPRIAIGDNLLQKPFVSDLMRLNKSFIVHRSITGRKEKMAAFNLLSAYINHSIRNDCQSIWIAQAEGRAKDGDDRTESAILKMFHVSRKDEPFAEVIQSLNLTPVSISYEYDPCDSAKARELYIRATTGTYVKAQGEDDVSIALGITGYKGRVHINFAPPITERFEDTKVLAVEMDRQILGGYRLFPVHYLAYAQWSDADPQLQVPKAAELFPADELAKAKAEWERRLNDCPAEHRPFLVVQYATPVRNQYRVKAGIPL
- a CDS encoding CPXCG motif-containing cysteine-rich protein, producing MLETALYDCPYCGEAVETSVDLSGGDQTYIEDCQVCCRPIIFNLQVHGEEWMLETRSEND
- a CDS encoding putative signal transducing protein codes for the protein MQRIYEPENLMEGELLQQMLASEGIEAHLVGRHLLGGTGELPIFGLLGLEVDNDLAVEARELITAYIGAQPLPGDEPDSFPGVLVC
- a CDS encoding SOS response-associated peptidase; this translates as MCGRYALFRWNPSFAALPGFPADQQAQWNISPNDSVLIQRAADGQRTLARARWGLTPPWLTDLSRTPAHARAETLAEQPMFREAFRQRRCLLPANGFYEWRGTQRKRPYWLTPGEGSTLFFAAIWEAYPVQEQVWLSTAVVTQAAQSQRRPLILDVAGQAAWLDPETPLHVLQGLLASEPIALRERVLANMVNDPKLNGPECLTPA
- a CDS encoding M48 family metallopeptidase, yielding MKKSLAISVLAAAVLLAGCQSVNTTSGGAVGVERKQYMFSMLSSQEVDQMYAQSYQQTLGEASSKGMVDKTSANAKRVQAIAKRLIAQAPTFRADAAQWQWEVNLIKSDEMNANCGPGGKIFVYSALIDNLKLTDDELAAVMGHEIAHALREHGREAMSKAYGIEMAKQGAGALFGLGQDSLALADTVANYGMTLPNSRSNENEADLIGLELSARAGYNPNAAITLWNKMAKASEGAPPEFMSTHPASDSRIASLQAAIPKVMPLYQQAKKS
- a CDS encoding TMEM165/GDT1 family protein, whose protein sequence is MLDSLLVPTAIVALAEIGDKTQLLALILAARFRKPWPIIAGIVAATLANHAAAGAVGAWFGSFFSDAVLHWILAASFCATALWTLVPDKLDDDEASTTRKFGPFLTTLIAFFLAEIGDKTQIATVMLAAQYPELWLVIIGTTLGMLIANVPVVLAGNFAAEKLPLTLIRRLAATAFFVLAIVAVYKAMQSSGWI
- a CDS encoding class I SAM-dependent methyltransferase, with the protein product MDPRSEVLLRQADLFQGNLLLVGLPADDLLGRLPNAHGWCWHAGDQAALDARFPERSQFGVSVPEREFDVAVIFLPKSKDLTDYLLKAVAARLHGKDLYLVGEKRAGIESAAKQMAPFAKPRKLDNARHCQLWQVTVGNAPQAVTLESLAQVFDVALAEGPLKVVSLPGVFSHGRLDRGTELLLEHLDKLPSGHLLDFGCGAGVLGAAVKRRYPHNTVTLLDVDAFAAASSRLTLAANGLEAEVLTGDGIDAAPMGLNAILSNPPFHVGVHTDYFATENLLRKAAKHLAKGGELRLVANSFLKYQPLIEEHLGVCAIKAEGNGFRIYRAKRG
- a CDS encoding 2-hydroxyacid dehydrogenase codes for the protein MTNNRRAVFLDHPSLDLGDLDLSRLRNCFSDLQLFSDTTPTNVIERLQGVEVVISNKIALNTETLAACPALKLILVSATGTNNVDLQAARAHGITVSNCQGYGTPSVAQHTIMLLLNLATRLKDYQRDVAAGKWQEARQFCLLDHPIVELEGKTLGLLGHGELGSAVARLAEAFGMRVLLGAIPGRPARPDRVPLDELLGQVDAITLHCPLNEYTRDFIGARELALLKPGAFVVNTARGGLINEQALADALRSGHLGGAATDVLSVEPPVNGNPLLAGDIPRLIVTPHNAWGSREARQRIVGQLAENALGFFSGAPLRVVS
- a CDS encoding LysE family translocator, with product MYVAEFLTVALIHLLAVASPGPDFAVVVRESVTHGRRAGTWTALGVGSAIFLHVGYSLLGIGLIVSQSIVLFNALKWAAAAYLLYIGFKALRAQPAKPSAEGELHREAGERTPRGAFTAGFVTNGLNPKATLFFLSLFTVVINPHTPLAVQAGYGVYLAVATALWFCLVAMLFSQQRVRAGFARMGHWFDRMMGAVLIAIGVKLAFTSMK
- a CDS encoding lysozyme inhibitor LprI family protein; the encoded protein is MRLLAIVISALGFLLTSPTFAEGDCDNTSMTTKDILQCATILYEKTDKNLNKQYSKMLASRVFFNKKSLIDIERAWIKYRDAHCREVYESTFPGEEAEIEKMGCLISLTSSRLVELFHLDTGVSSDGFYNALLFISSISSKSRDEILLHIESLKKLPEETDYHKKNCELTRSVYDEDERLCRARLKFQSL